The Arachis hypogaea cultivar Tifrunner chromosome 14, arahy.Tifrunner.gnm2.J5K5, whole genome shotgun sequence DNA window CAAGTTGGAATTTCTCCATTTAAATTGCACCGACTCAATCCTAACCACTGAATTGGAGGAAGGATTGTCTCATTGACAGCCCTATTTTGTGAGAACAAAGACAATTTGTTGTGAGATAACTCAAGATCATTAAGCCTTGTTAGCTTCAAAAACATGTCAAGTGCTAGTTGTCCTTCTAAGAAATTATACGAGAGAGACAAATATTCAAGATTTTCAAGTCTAAAAAGAGAGTGAGGGATTTCACCTTCAAAGCCATTATTGCTAAGATCTAAGAGGGCAAGTTGGGTGAGGTTGCCAAGCGAAGAAGGAATGGCCCCATAAAAACTGCAACTTGAAATCGAAAACCAATTCAAAGAAGTGAGGTTTTCAATAGATGTTGGAAGTGTACCGTAAAAGCTTGTGTCTCGGATGTTGACAAATGAGCTTGAGAAAAAATTAGGCAACCTACCCCTAAGATTTTGGTTTTGTCCCAAATTCAAGACTGCTAAGTTTGGAAGATGGAATATACCAACTGGAAATTCACCATGCAGGTCACAACTGAAAAGAGAAAGCATTTGCAAAGACGTAAGGTTTGTGAGAGTATGAGGTAAAGATGATGAAATGGTCACAAAATCAAGACGAAGGTGTTCAAGTCTAGTTGTGTTTTGGGTTAAGCTTGTGAGAGTGGATGCCTTGAGTTGCAAATTGTTGATTAGATCATATGGAAGCGGCTCAAGAGGATAGCTGTGAAGATCAAGGGACAACAAGTTGGACAATTGTGAAACTTGAGGTGGAACTTCACCAGAGAATGTGTTTTCATTGCCATGAGAAAGACTTAGATGTCTTAGCTGTGAAAGATCACCTATCTTGGCAGGAATTTGAGAGTGATTGAAGTCATTATCCGAAAGATCAAGGCTTTGAAGATGCACAAGTGAGAAAAGGGTGCTATTGGGATCCATGGAACCATAGAGTTGGCTGCTACTAAGATCAATGCCGATCACATGACATGTGAGCTCGTCGCATTCAATGCCATCCCAGGAGCAGCAATCTGTGGTTGGAATCCAAGAAAGAGTTTTAGGATAACTCAAAGGATTATAGGAAGCAGACTTACTTATGATGAAGTTTTGTTTAAAGCTCAGCAAGGCATTGCTTTCATGTTGATGGCACTCATGATGATGAGTAGCAGTTGAATGATTCAAAGATAAACTGTTTGTGAAGAGGAAggatgagaagagaagaagaaactgTATGGAGAAAGCAAGAGAACACAACAACCCCATTGATGTCGTTTGTATCGTAGTTGGTTTCAATGGATGAAATGTTTTGGACACTAATCGGTTTTTATAGTGAATTAGTGACGGTGATGCTAAAATTCCAATAGACAATAGTGATGATAAGTCATACTCATAAGTGCGTTTCCACAGACCCTTTCAAAGTTCAAAGCATATGCAGAGAAATTCTATCGATAGACttaattttttctctttaatttgtttcATATCATTGACTCTAAGTAAACTTACTGTGGCTTATATAGGAAGAGAGTTCAGATATCTTTGCATTGGtgctttaattttaatattatctaagggaaataaaataactttttctTAGAATAATAGAAAACATTT harbors:
- the LOC112744454 gene encoding receptor-like protein 6 isoform X2, with amino-acid sequence MGLLCSLAFSIQFLLLFSSFLFTNSLSLNHSTATHHHECHQHESNALLSFKQNFIISKSASYNPLSYPKTLSWIPTTDCCSWDGIECDELTCHVIGIDLSSSQLYGSMDPNSTLFSLVHLQSLDLSDNDFNHSQIPAKIGDLSQLRHLSLSHGNENTFSGEVPPQVSQLSNLLSLDLHSYPLEPLPYDLINNLQLKASTLTSLTQNTTRLEHLRLDFVTISSSLPHTLTNLTSLQMLSLFSCDLHGEFPVGIFHLPNLAVLNLGQNQNLRGRLPNFFSSSFVNIRDTSFYGTLPTSIENLTSLNWFSISSCSFYGAIPSSLGNLTQLALLDLSNNGFEEIIKTFKSMTLSNTSHQVQFKDDVYLLQHSSVDISLFVFPMHNKGVVMEYLGRQYFHYMIAIDLSCNKIFGEIPDIMGSLNGLVVLNLSNNMFTGSIPSSFGKLSNLEALDLSSNSLSGEIPQQLTELTFLEFFNVSFNNLSGPIPENGQLSTFQDNSFEGNKGLCGFQLLNKCEDRSKLPLPPTPDGDQDSESGSFFEFNWMVILIGYGGGLVAGLALGNAFAGDVFRLMKRIF